Proteins co-encoded in one Bacillus sp. FSL H8-0547 genomic window:
- a CDS encoding ABC transporter permease encodes MKKDELQQLHLSYLKGLKKEKNWIRFYQLLIFVSFFSLWELAGKREWIDPLLFSYPSKIWSLFLEKTADGSLAANLSVTLFETVLGFILGTLAGTILAAILWWSKRLSNILDPYLVILNAMPKVALGPILIVALGPGYFSIIAMGAIISIIITTIVVYTAFREIDANYLKVLQTFGAKKWQMFKEAVLPSSFPTIISTLKVNVGLSWVGVIVGEFLVSAKGLGYMIIYGFQVFNFTLVLLSLIIIACFATIMYQAVELLERRLVKDRE; translated from the coding sequence ATGAAAAAGGATGAACTGCAGCAGCTGCATCTCTCGTATTTAAAAGGGCTAAAAAAAGAGAAGAACTGGATAAGGTTCTACCAGCTTCTAATATTCGTTTCTTTCTTTTCATTATGGGAGCTTGCGGGAAAGAGAGAATGGATTGATCCTCTTCTCTTCAGCTACCCGTCGAAGATCTGGAGCTTGTTTTTGGAAAAAACAGCAGATGGCTCTCTTGCTGCGAACTTGAGCGTCACTTTGTTTGAAACCGTGCTCGGCTTTATCCTCGGCACACTTGCGGGCACCATTCTTGCCGCCATTCTCTGGTGGTCAAAACGATTGTCGAATATCCTTGATCCCTACCTTGTCATCTTGAACGCCATGCCTAAAGTTGCACTTGGCCCCATCCTGATCGTGGCACTCGGTCCCGGCTATTTTTCCATCATTGCAATGGGGGCCATCATCTCCATCATTATCACAACCATCGTTGTCTACACGGCATTCAGGGAAATTGATGCCAACTACCTGAAGGTCCTGCAGACATTCGGCGCAAAAAAATGGCAGATGTTCAAAGAAGCCGTTCTTCCCTCTTCCTTCCCAACCATTATTTCGACGTTAAAAGTCAACGTCGGCTTATCCTGGGTAGGCGTCATCGTCGGAGAATTTCTCGTATCGGCAAAAGGACTCGGCTACATGATCATTTACGGCTTTCAGGTCTTTAACTTCACCCTGGTTCTCCTCTCTCTCATCATCATCGCGTGCTTTGCCACAATTATGTATCAGGCGGTGGAGCTGCTTGAGAGAAGGCTTGTGAAAGACAGAGAATAA
- a CDS encoding ABC transporter ATP-binding protein: MSFLTVQHIHHIYFTKESATLALENIDLEIEEGEFISFLGPSGCGKTTLLSIIAGLISPTKGKVLMEGKPINRFSSSIGYMLQQDYLFPWKTIEENILLGLKIGGKLTPEARIRGLALLAEMGLENVEKSYPRQLSGGMRQRAALVRTLTTDPKLLMLDEPFSALDYQTKLKLEDLVWSTLKDYGKTALLVTHDIGEAIAMSDRIFLLSSKPGRVAKTFDIPEELKKLEPFQARQHPSFNDLFQHIWKELDLLDEKG; the protein is encoded by the coding sequence ATGTCTTTCTTAACGGTCCAGCATATCCATCACATCTACTTCACTAAAGAATCCGCAACTCTTGCATTAGAGAACATAGACCTTGAAATTGAAGAAGGAGAATTCATTTCTTTCCTTGGCCCGAGCGGCTGCGGCAAAACCACGCTGCTGTCCATCATAGCAGGACTGATTTCTCCGACAAAAGGCAAGGTGCTGATGGAAGGAAAACCTATTAACCGGTTCTCCTCATCCATCGGCTATATGCTTCAGCAGGATTATCTTTTTCCCTGGAAGACCATCGAAGAGAATATTCTTCTAGGATTGAAAATTGGAGGAAAGCTGACACCGGAGGCAAGGATTAGAGGGCTTGCCCTCCTTGCTGAAATGGGCCTCGAAAACGTGGAGAAGAGCTATCCGCGTCAGCTTTCAGGCGGGATGAGACAGAGGGCGGCACTTGTCAGAACGCTTACCACCGATCCGAAGCTTCTGATGCTCGACGAACCATTCTCGGCTCTTGATTATCAGACGAAACTTAAATTGGAAGACCTTGTCTGGAGCACACTGAAAGATTACGGGAAAACGGCACTGCTTGTAACACATGATATCGGGGAAGCCATCGCCATGAGCGACCGCATCTTTCTTCTCTCGTCAAAGCCCGGGAGAGTGGCCAAAACGTTTGACATCCCGGAAGAACTAAAGAAGCTGGAGCCATTTCAGGCAAGGCAGCACCCTTCCTTCAATGATCTCTTTCAGCACATATGGAAGGAGCTGGACCTTCTCGATGAAAAAGGATGA
- a CDS encoding ABC transporter substrate-binding protein, whose product MKKKLIGFCLLALLVFTMSACNQSKPEKIRLAEVTHSIFYAPLYAAMSEGFFEEEGLDVELTTTWGGDKTMTALLSDGADIALVGSETSIYVSAQGSKDPVINFAQLTQTDGTFLVSREKIDSFSWDQLKGTTFLGQRKGGMPQMVGEFVLKQQGIDPKADLELIQNIDFANIPSAFASGTGDFVQLFEPTASIFEKEGTGHIVASFGEESGKVPYTTFMAKQSFLKDDKEAAEKFTKAIYKAQQWVEESSAETIAKSIAPQFKDTDLDLITTVVERYKAQGSFATDPILDEAEWTNLQDIMEEAGELPARIDHAELVNTKFAEDAAK is encoded by the coding sequence ATGAAAAAAAAGCTGATTGGCTTTTGTCTGCTTGCTCTGCTCGTCTTTACAATGAGCGCGTGCAATCAAAGCAAGCCGGAAAAAATCAGACTCGCTGAAGTCACCCATTCCATTTTCTATGCTCCTCTTTATGCAGCGATGTCTGAAGGATTTTTTGAAGAAGAAGGTCTTGATGTAGAACTGACGACAACGTGGGGCGGTGACAAGACGATGACGGCCCTGCTCTCTGATGGTGCTGATATCGCACTTGTCGGCTCTGAAACATCCATTTATGTTTCTGCCCAGGGCTCAAAGGATCCTGTGATCAACTTTGCACAGCTCACGCAGACAGACGGAACCTTTCTTGTCTCACGCGAGAAAATAGACAGTTTCAGCTGGGATCAGCTGAAAGGCACAACGTTCCTGGGCCAGCGCAAAGGCGGCATGCCGCAGATGGTTGGCGAATTTGTCCTGAAACAGCAGGGAATTGATCCGAAGGCGGATCTGGAACTGATTCAGAATATCGATTTTGCTAATATTCCGAGCGCATTTGCTTCAGGAACAGGCGATTTCGTCCAGCTCTTTGAACCGACAGCCAGTATTTTTGAAAAAGAGGGTACCGGACATATTGTGGCATCGTTCGGCGAGGAATCCGGCAAAGTCCCATATACGACCTTTATGGCAAAACAAAGCTTCCTGAAAGACGATAAAGAAGCGGCTGAAAAATTCACAAAAGCGATTTATAAAGCGCAGCAATGGGTGGAAGAAAGTAGTGCGGAAACAATTGCAAAGTCCATTGCCCCTCAATTTAAAGATACAGATCTCGACCTGATCACGACTGTGGTTGAACGCTATAAAGCTCAAGGATCATTTGCCACAGACCCGATCCTTGATGAAGCAGAATGGACGAATCTTCAGGACATCATGGAAGAAGCCGGCGAACTTCCTGCGCGGATTGATCACGCCGAGCTTGTTAATACAAAGTTTGCTGAAGATGCCGCAAAGTAA
- a CDS encoding prolyl oligopeptidase family serine peptidase, with protein sequence MENGSIIERQVMPSPNPAVRLEIVTYLSEGLKVKGLLAEPVQEGVFDGFLYLRGGIKNVGKVRPGRIVQFASEGFVVMAPFYRGNQGGEGNEDFAGEDRYDALHALTLLKNHSKVIHGRIHVFGFSRGGVMALFAGLLDRDVKSVVTWGGVSDMTLTYEEREDMRRMMKRVIGGTPSKYPERYHWRTPLYDLEDWHAPILIIHGMHDHNVSVQHAHLLENRLLELGIKAETMYFEEYTHYFPPAVNRKVVRDLTAWMKKQ encoded by the coding sequence ATGGAAAACGGATCGATTATTGAACGCCAGGTAATGCCGTCTCCCAATCCTGCTGTCAGACTGGAAATCGTCACCTATCTGTCTGAAGGCCTGAAGGTGAAGGGACTGCTCGCAGAACCTGTGCAGGAGGGAGTATTTGACGGTTTTCTGTATTTGCGCGGCGGCATTAAGAATGTCGGCAAAGTCAGACCCGGACGGATCGTGCAGTTTGCCTCTGAAGGGTTTGTCGTCATGGCCCCTTTCTACCGGGGAAATCAGGGAGGAGAAGGGAATGAGGATTTTGCAGGAGAAGACAGATATGATGCCCTGCATGCTTTAACGCTTCTAAAAAATCATTCGAAGGTTATCCACGGTCGGATTCACGTGTTCGGTTTTTCCAGAGGAGGCGTCATGGCGCTGTTTGCAGGACTGCTTGACCGGGATGTGAAATCGGTTGTGACATGGGGCGGTGTTTCGGATATGACGCTGACCTACGAAGAAAGAGAAGACATGAGGAGAATGATGAAGCGGGTGATAGGAGGGACTCCGTCCAAATATCCGGAACGGTATCACTGGAGAACCCCTCTTTATGACCTTGAAGACTGGCATGCGCCAATCTTGATCATCCACGGGATGCATGATCACAATGTGTCCGTTCAGCATGCTCATTTATTGGAGAACAGGCTTTTGGAACTCGGAATAAAAGCAGAAACGATGTACTTTGAGGAGTATACGCACTATTTTCCCCCGGCTGTAAACAGAAAAGTCGTGAGGGACCTTACAGCATGGATGAAAAAGCAGTAA
- a CDS encoding DUF2584 domain-containing protein, with product MGMPLELNTMIVTKGRESRLEENLFSLEKEGYRIYPLEIPVEVRKTKDGDVSGQALIKKLELADSKTILTYQLIALKSTN from the coding sequence ATGGGTATGCCTTTAGAGCTGAACACAATGATTGTGACCAAAGGAAGAGAGAGCAGGCTGGAAGAGAATCTTTTTTCGCTTGAAAAAGAGGGTTATCGCATTTATCCGCTAGAAATACCTGTTGAGGTCAGAAAAACAAAAGACGGCGATGTCAGCGGACAGGCTCTGATCAAAAAACTTGAACTAGCTGATTCAAAAACCATCCTGACGTATCAGCTGATTGCGCTGAAGTCGACAAATTAA
- a CDS encoding arylamine N-acetyltransferase, with translation MELNQAFRNRLGLSAGSTISFEQLDDLLERTASAFPFENFRVLTGQTKPVTKENLTEKMLALNEGGLCYELNPLLYHFLLENHLNVKLVRGMVYDHHNNCFSRTGRTHTAILLDHDSRYYLIDTGFGGNLPLKPVPLNGEVISSRNGEFRAAEVSGFSGEYLLEMKLSGRDTDWKKGYVFDSREMKESELDEIQDVISHSEFSPFNKKPLAVKITDSGTVTLTDTSLTRTINGRAEKTAIQQEEFAQLAKTLFQLNDKSC, from the coding sequence ATGGAGCTTAATCAGGCGTTCAGAAACAGACTGGGTTTATCCGCCGGCAGCACCATTTCATTTGAACAGCTTGATGACCTGCTTGAGCGGACGGCCTCAGCTTTTCCTTTTGAAAATTTTCGTGTGCTCACCGGACAGACAAAGCCCGTCACTAAAGAAAACCTGACGGAAAAAATGCTGGCTTTGAATGAAGGCGGGCTCTGCTATGAGCTGAACCCCCTCCTCTATCATTTTCTGCTGGAAAACCATTTGAACGTAAAGTTGGTCAGGGGAATGGTCTATGACCACCATAACAACTGCTTCAGCCGGACAGGAAGAACACATACCGCCATCCTTCTTGACCACGACAGCAGGTACTATCTGATTGATACCGGGTTTGGAGGAAATCTTCCGTTGAAACCTGTTCCTCTGAACGGAGAGGTCATCAGCTCCCGCAATGGGGAGTTCCGCGCGGCTGAGGTTTCGGGGTTTTCAGGAGAATATCTGCTTGAGATGAAGCTTTCAGGCAGGGATACAGATTGGAAAAAAGGATATGTATTTGACTCAAGAGAAATGAAGGAGTCAGAATTAGATGAAATACAGGATGTTATCTCTCATTCTGAATTCTCCCCTTTTAACAAAAAGCCTTTGGCCGTAAAAATAACAGACAGCGGCACGGTCACACTGACCGACACCTCACTCACCCGTACGATCAACGGACGGGCTGAAAAGACAGCGATACAGCAAGAAGAGTTTGCTCAATTGGCGAAAACCCTTTTTCAGCTAAATGATAAAAGCTGCTGA
- a CDS encoding FusB/FusC family EF-G-binding protein — MEPFIRSDQYNHIKAQAQILVNGHSSANDRHVLDALKSLAAERSIAVFKELSSEQIDLISPVSDVQDTLDIDAYLAKLRPYTIPFRPLTEQSVKKLFPKAKKLKLPSFAQELELNEVSYIGWHDKGTGKYFMIAEAGEKWTGLSGTFSSSYQKGICAICSKFAETGLFTVELKGSEQGTYVKKGNYICKDAKTCNENLTSVDKLHDFLDWMKTI, encoded by the coding sequence ATGGAACCTTTTATCAGAAGCGACCAGTACAACCACATAAAGGCACAGGCACAGATTCTTGTGAACGGGCACAGCTCGGCTAATGACCGCCATGTCTTAGACGCACTAAAATCACTTGCGGCAGAAAGGTCTATAGCTGTTTTCAAAGAACTTTCTTCTGAACAGATAGACCTTATTTCTCCTGTTTCAGATGTGCAAGACACGCTGGACATTGATGCATATCTGGCCAAACTGCGTCCATACACCATTCCTTTTAGGCCGTTAACGGAGCAGTCTGTCAAAAAACTTTTCCCGAAAGCAAAAAAATTAAAGCTTCCCTCTTTTGCACAAGAGCTGGAACTAAACGAAGTATCCTATATCGGCTGGCACGACAAAGGAACGGGAAAATACTTTATGATAGCGGAAGCCGGAGAAAAATGGACCGGACTCAGCGGCACCTTCAGCAGCAGTTACCAGAAAGGCATCTGTGCAATCTGCAGCAAATTCGCCGAGACAGGACTTTTCACAGTAGAGCTGAAAGGGTCAGAGCAGGGAACGTACGTTAAAAAAGGAAACTATATTTGCAAAGATGCCAAAACATGCAATGAGAATCTGACTTCAGTGGACAAACTGCATGACTTTCTTGATTGGATGAAAACCATATAA
- a CDS encoding CD3324 family protein, with the protein MKYVNANEVLPDRLITEIQQYIQGESIYIPRPESSRQKWGSCSGSRKWIDERNDSIRTSFRSGSTIQELAQEYFLSTETIKKIVYKRKAAADDQ; encoded by the coding sequence ATGAAATATGTTAACGCAAATGAGGTTCTTCCTGACAGACTGATTACTGAAATTCAGCAGTATATTCAGGGAGAGTCTATCTATATACCAAGGCCTGAATCGAGTCGCCAAAAATGGGGAAGCTGTTCCGGCAGCAGAAAATGGATAGATGAAAGAAATGACAGCATCCGTACATCCTTCCGCAGCGGGAGCACCATCCAGGAGCTTGCACAGGAATATTTCCTTTCCACTGAAACTATAAAAAAAATTGTCTATAAACGAAAAGCAGCAGCGGATGATCAATAA